Proteins encoded together in one Bacteroides ovatus window:
- the rimP gene encoding ribosome assembly cofactor RimP has product MIEKKTVCQIVEEWLEGKDYFLVEVTVSPDDKIVVEIDHAEGVWIEDCVELSRFIESKLNREEEDYELEVGSAGIGQPFKVLQQYYIHIGQEVEVLTGDGRKLAGILKDADEEKFTVGVQKKVKTEGSKRPKLVEEDETFTYEQIKYTKYLISFK; this is encoded by the coding sequence ATGATAGAAAAGAAAACTGTTTGTCAGATTGTAGAAGAGTGGCTGGAAGGAAAAGACTACTTTTTAGTAGAGGTAACCGTGAGCCCGGATGACAAGATTGTGGTTGAAATAGACCATGCAGAAGGTGTTTGGATTGAAGATTGCGTGGAGCTTAGCCGCTTCATAGAGTCGAAACTGAACCGCGAAGAGGAAGATTATGAACTGGAAGTAGGGTCGGCTGGGATCGGACAACCCTTTAAAGTTCTGCAACAGTATTATATCCACATCGGACAAGAGGTGGAAGTGCTGACCGGAGACGGACGGAAGCTGGCCGGTATACTGAAAGATGCCGATGAAGAGAAGTTTACGGTAGGCGTACAAAAGAAAGTAAAAACCGAAGGATCAAAGCGCCCGAAATTGGTAGAAGAGGACGAAACCTTCACTTATGAGCAAATAAAATATACTAAATACTTAATTAGCTTTAAATAG
- the nusA gene encoding transcription termination factor NusA, giving the protein MAKKEETISLIDTFSEFKELKNIDRTTMVSVLEESFRSVIAKMFGTDENYDVIVNPDKGDFEIWRNREVVADEDLTNPNMQISLSEAQKIDASYEEGEEVTDEVIFAKFGRRAILNLRQTLASKILELEKDSIYNKYIDKVGTIINAEVYQIWKKEMLLLDDEGNELLLPKTEQIPSDFYRKGETARAVVARVDNKNNNPKIILSRTSPVFLQRLFEMEVPEINDGLITIKKIARIPGERAKIAVESYDDRIDPVGACVGVKGSRIHGIVRELRNENIDVINYTSNISLFIQRALSPAKISSIRLNEEEKKAEVFLKPEEVSLAIGKGGLNIKLASMLTEYTIDVFRELDENVADEDIYLDEFRDEIDGWVIDAIKAIGIDTAKAVLNAPREMLIEKTDLEEETVDEVIRILKSEFEEEDPSIENKDEIKD; this is encoded by the coding sequence ATGGCCAAAAAAGAAGAAACAATCAGCTTGATTGATACATTTTCGGAATTTAAGGAACTGAAGAATATCGATAGAACGACGATGGTTAGCGTACTCGAAGAGTCGTTCCGTAGCGTAATCGCGAAAATGTTTGGCACCGATGAAAATTACGACGTAATCGTGAACCCGGACAAGGGTGACTTCGAGATATGGCGTAACCGTGAAGTTGTGGCCGATGAAGATTTGACTAACCCGAATATGCAGATTTCGTTGAGCGAAGCACAGAAAATTGATGCTTCTTACGAAGAAGGTGAAGAGGTGACTGACGAGGTTATCTTTGCCAAGTTCGGACGTCGTGCGATCCTGAATCTTCGCCAGACACTGGCTTCCAAGATTCTGGAACTCGAAAAAGACAGTATTTATAATAAATATATAGATAAGGTAGGTACTATCATCAATGCAGAAGTATATCAGATCTGGAAAAAAGAGATGTTGCTTTTAGACGATGAAGGAAACGAATTGCTGTTACCTAAGACCGAACAAATTCCGAGCGACTTTTATCGTAAAGGTGAAACGGCCCGTGCAGTAGTTGCCCGCGTGGATAACAAGAATAATAATCCTAAGATTATCTTGTCACGTACTTCTCCCGTTTTCCTGCAACGCCTGTTCGAGATGGAAGTACCCGAAATTAATGATGGTTTGATTACCATCAAGAAGATTGCCCGTATCCCCGGCGAACGTGCCAAGATCGCGGTGGAATCTTACGATGACAGAATCGACCCTGTAGGAGCCTGTGTAGGTGTAAAGGGAAGTCGTATTCATGGCATTGTTCGTGAACTTCGCAATGAGAACATCGACGTAATCAATTATACATCGAACATCTCATTGTTTATACAGCGCGCTTTAAGCCCGGCTAAGATTTCTTCTATTCGTCTGAACGAGGAAGAGAAGAAAGCAGAGGTATTCCTCAAACCGGAAGAAGTTTCGCTGGCTATCGGTAAAGGCGGTTTGAATATCAAACTGGCCAGTATGTTAACTGAGTACACTATCGACGTGTTCCGTGAGTTGGATGAGAATGTAGCTGACGAAGATATCTATCTCGACGAGTTTAGAGACGAAATCGACGGATGGGTGATCGACGCTATCAAAGCTATCGGCATCGATACAGCGAAGGCTGTGTTGAATGCTCCTCGTGAGATGTTGATTGAAAAGACGGACTTGGAAGAAGAGACAGTGGACGAGGTAATACGCATTTTGAAATCGGAGTTTGAAGAAGAAGATCCTTCAATTGAAAATAAAGATGAAATTAAAGATTAA
- the infB gene encoding translation initiation factor IF-2, with the protein MTIRLNKVTRDLNVGIATVVEFLQKKGHTVEANPNTKISEEQYAILVKEFSTDKNLRLESERFIQERQNKERNKASVSIEGFEKQPEKPKSEDVIKTVVPEDARPKFKPVGKIDLDKLNGRKPEKVEKEPEQKQEEPVVERPVVKPEVKKEPEKREPEVKKEEVVTPPVSVVEPTPVVVEPVVVPEPVVETKPVEVEKVVEEVKKEEPKVVVAAPVKAEEHKEEEKVETAQAEVTPVAEKAPEDDGVFKIRQPELGAKINVIGQIDLAALNQSTRPKKKSKEEKRREREEKEKIRQDQKKLMKEAIIKEIRKDDSKLAKSGPKDSAEAAANKKKRNRINKEKVDVNNVATSNFAAPRPNVQGKGGNSNGQGGQANGQGNNNRRNNNNKDRFKKPVIKQEVSEEDVAKQVKETLARLTTKGKNKTSKYRKEKREMASNRMQELEDQEMADSKVLKLTEFVTANELATMMDVSVNQVIATCMSIGIMVSINQRLDAETINLVAEEFGFKTEYVSAEVAQAIVEEEDAPEDLQPRAPIVTVMGHVDHGKTSLLDYIRKANVIAGEAGGITQHIGAYNVQLEDGRRITFLDTPGHEAFTAMRARGAKVTDIAIIIVAADDNVMPQTKEAINHAMAAGVPIVFAINKVDKPTANPDKIKEELAAMNYLVEEWGGKYQSQDISAKKGMGVEDLLEKVLLEAEMLDLKANPNRNATGSIIESSLDKGRGYVATVLVSNGTLKVGDIVLAGTSYGRVKAMFNERNQRVKEAGPSEPALILGLNGAPAAGDTFHVVESDQEAREITNKREQLAREQGLRTQKILTLDELGRRIALGNFQELNIIVKGDVDGSVEALSDSLIKLSTEQIQVNVIHKGVGAISESDVSLAAASDAIIVGFQVRPSGAAGKMADQEGVDIRKYSVIYDAIEEVKAAMEGMLAPEVKEQITATIEIREVFNITKVGLVAGAMVKTGKVKRSDKARLIRDGIVIFTGNINALKRFKDDVKEVGTNFECGISLVNCNDMKVGDMIETFEEIEVKQTL; encoded by the coding sequence ATGACGATAAGGTTAAACAAAGTTACAAGAGATTTGAACGTAGGAATCGCGACGGTAGTTGAGTTCCTGCAAAAGAAAGGGCATACCGTTGAGGCTAATCCTAATACTAAAATTAGCGAGGAGCAATACGCTATACTCGTAAAGGAGTTTAGTACAGATAAGAACCTTAGACTTGAATCGGAGCGTTTCATACAGGAACGTCAGAATAAGGAACGTAATAAGGCGTCGGTATCGATTGAAGGCTTCGAAAAGCAGCCCGAAAAACCGAAGTCGGAAGATGTGATTAAGACAGTCGTACCTGAGGATGCACGTCCGAAGTTTAAACCTGTCGGAAAAATAGATTTGGATAAATTGAACGGTCGTAAACCTGAAAAGGTAGAGAAAGAACCGGAACAGAAACAGGAAGAACCGGTTGTGGAACGGCCTGTCGTTAAACCCGAAGTGAAAAAGGAGCCCGAGAAGAGAGAACCCGAGGTGAAGAAGGAAGAGGTGGTGACACCTCCTGTTTCTGTAGTAGAGCCTACTCCAGTGGTGGTTGAACCCGTAGTAGTGCCGGAACCTGTAGTGGAGACGAAGCCGGTAGAAGTTGAAAAAGTAGTAGAAGAAGTGAAAAAAGAAGAGCCGAAGGTAGTAGTAGCTGCACCTGTGAAGGCGGAAGAACATAAAGAAGAAGAAAAGGTGGAAACTGCACAGGCTGAAGTAACCCCGGTAGCGGAAAAGGCTCCGGAGGATGATGGTGTTTTCAAAATCCGTCAACCGGAATTGGGCGCAAAGATTAATGTGATCGGTCAGATCGACTTGGCTGCATTGAATCAGTCTACTCGTCCCAAGAAGAAATCGAAGGAAGAGAAACGTCGCGAACGTGAAGAAAAGGAAAAAATCCGTCAGGATCAGAAGAAGTTGATGAAGGAAGCTATCATCAAGGAAATCCGTAAGGATGATTCTAAATTGGCGAAGAGCGGACCTAAGGACAGTGCGGAAGCGGCTGCTAACAAGAAGAAACGTAACCGTATCAATAAAGAGAAGGTGGACGTTAACAATGTTGCAACTTCCAACTTTGCTGCTCCAAGACCTAATGTACAGGGTAAAGGCGGCAATAGTAACGGTCAGGGTGGCCAGGCCAACGGACAGGGAAATAACAACAGAAGAAATAACAACAATAAAGATCGCTTCAAGAAACCGGTTATCAAACAGGAAGTGAGCGAGGAAGACGTAGCAAAACAGGTAAAAGAAACCCTTGCACGTCTGACAACCAAAGGTAAGAATAAAACGTCCAAATACCGTAAAGAGAAACGTGAAATGGCTTCCAACCGTATGCAGGAACTGGAAGATCAGGAAATGGCAGACAGCAAGGTATTGAAGTTGACCGAGTTCGTTACGGCTAACGAATTGGCAACGATGATGGATGTTTCTGTTAACCAGGTTATCGCTACTTGTATGAGTATTGGTATCATGGTTTCCATCAACCAGCGTTTGGATGCTGAAACCATCAATCTGGTGGCTGAAGAATTCGGATTCAAGACTGAATATGTAAGTGCGGAAGTGGCACAAGCTATCGTTGAAGAAGAAGATGCTCCGGAAGATTTGCAACCGCGCGCTCCGATTGTAACGGTGATGGGACACGTTGACCACGGTAAGACTTCTTTGCTTGACTATATCCGTAAGGCGAATGTAATTGCCGGTGAGGCCGGAGGTATTACCCAGCATATCGGTGCTTATAACGTGCAATTGGAAGACGGTCGTCGTATTACATTCCTCGATACTCCGGGTCACGAAGCGTTTACCGCTATGCGTGCACGTGGTGCCAAAGTAACGGATATTGCTATCATTATTGTGGCTGCCGATGATAACGTGATGCCACAGACGAAAGAAGCGATCAATCACGCGATGGCTGCCGGTGTACCTATTGTATTTGCAATCAATAAGGTAGATAAACCGACTGCAAATCCGGATAAGATTAAAGAAGAACTGGCTGCAATGAATTACCTTGTTGAAGAATGGGGTGGTAAATATCAGTCACAAGATATCTCTGCCAAGAAAGGTATGGGTGTGGAAGACTTGCTGGAAAAAGTATTGCTCGAAGCGGAAATGCTCGACCTGAAGGCAAATCCGAACCGTAATGCTACGGGTTCCATCATCGAATCTTCACTGGATAAGGGACGCGGATATGTAGCTACTGTATTGGTATCTAACGGTACTTTGAAAGTAGGAGACATCGTATTGGCGGGAACCAGCTACGGACGTGTGAAGGCTATGTTCAACGAACGTAACCAACGCGTCAAGGAAGCAGGACCTTCCGAACCGGCATTGATTCTGGGATTGAATGGTGCTCCTGCCGCAGGTGACACATTCCATGTAGTCGAAAGCGATCAGGAAGCTCGTGAGATCACTAATAAACGTGAGCAGCTGGCTCGTGAACAAGGTTTGCGTACGCAGAAGATCCTTACATTGGATGAATTGGGTCGTCGTATTGCTTTGGGTAACTTCCAGGAATTGAACATCATCGTTAAGGGTGACGTGGATGGTTCTGTTGAGGCATTGAGCGACTCGTTGATTAAGTTGTCTACGGAACAAATCCAGGTAAATGTTATCCATAAGGGTGTGGGAGCAATTTCCGAATCTGATGTTTCTCTGGCTGCTGCTTCGGATGCGATTATTGTCGGATTCCAGGTACGTCCTTCGGGTGCTGCCGGTAAGATGGCCGACCAAGAGGGTGTTGACATCCGTAAGTATTCTGTCATCTACGATGCAATCGAAGAGGTAAAGGCTGCTATGGAAGGTATGTTGGCTCCGGAAGTAAAGGAACAGATTACTGCAACCATCGAAATCCGCGAAGTATTCAATATTACGAAAGTCGGTCTTGTAGCCGGAGCAATGGTGAAGACCGGAAAGGTGAAACGCAGCGACAAGGCTCGTTTGATCCGCGATGGTATTGTGATCTTTACCGGAAACATCAACGCATTGAAACGTTTCAAGGACGATGTGAAGGAAGTAGGTACAAACTTCGAGTGTGGTATCAGTCTGGTGAACTGCAACGACATGAAGGTAGGCGATATGATTGAGACATTCGAAGAAATAGAAGTGAAACAGACGCTGTAA
- a CDS encoding CvpA family protein, giving the protein MATIDIIILIVIGAGAIVGFVKGFIRQLASILGLIVGLLAAKALYASLAEKLCPTVTDSMTVAQVLAFIMIWIAVPLIFVLIASLLTKAMQAISLNWLNRWLGSGLGALKFLLLTSVVIGAIEFVDSDNKLISATKKEESLLYYPMETFAGIFFPAAKNMTQQYILENKDKDATRTQ; this is encoded by the coding sequence GTGGCAACGATTGATATAATTATCCTTATTGTAATAGGCGCCGGAGCGATTGTAGGTTTTGTAAAAGGCTTCATTCGTCAGTTGGCTTCTATTTTGGGGTTAATAGTCGGTCTGTTGGCAGCGAAAGCTCTGTATGCTTCTTTGGCGGAAAAGCTTTGCCCGACGGTGACGGATTCAATGACAGTTGCGCAAGTGTTGGCTTTTATCATGATCTGGATTGCCGTACCATTGATCTTTGTATTGATTGCCTCGCTATTGACAAAAGCAATGCAGGCTATTTCGTTGAACTGGTTGAATCGCTGGTTAGGAAGTGGGCTGGGAGCACTTAAGTTTCTGTTGTTAACGAGTGTAGTGATTGGTGCGATAGAGTTTGTGGACAGCGATAATAAGTTAATTAGTGCAACAAAAAAGGAAGAATCTTTGTTATATTATCCGATGGAAACGTTTGCGGGGATCTTTTTCCCTGCTGCGAAGAATATGACGCAACAATATATATTAGAGAATAAAGATAAAGATGCAACAAGAACCCAATAA
- the sufB gene encoding Fe-S cluster assembly protein SufB: protein MKPNQKDELEKKTDNEFVRKFAEEKYKYGFTTEVHTDIIERGLNEDVIRLISSKKDEPEWLLEFRLKAYRHWLTLEMPTWAHLRIPEIDYQAISYYADPTKKKEGPKSMEEVDPELIKTFNKLGIPLEEQMALSGMAVDAVMDSVSVKTTFKETLMEKGIIFCSFSEAVREHPDLVKKYMGSVVGYRDNFFAALNSAVFSDGSFVYIPKGVRCPMELSTYFRINARNTGQFERTLIVADDDSYVSYLEGCTAPMRDENQLHAAIVEIIVHDRAEVKYSTVQNWYPGDAEGKGGVYNFVTKRGNCKGVDSKLSWTQVETGSAITWKYPSCILTGDNSTAEFYSVAVTNNYQQADTGTKMIHLGKNTRSTIVSKGISAGHSENSYRGLVRVAEKADNARNYSQCDSLLLGDKCGAHTFPYMDIHNETAVVEHEATTSKISEDQIFYCNQRGIPTEDAIGLIVNGYAKEVLNKLPMEFAVEAQKLLTISLEGSVG, encoded by the coding sequence ATGAAACCCAATCAGAAAGACGAACTTGAAAAGAAGACTGATAATGAGTTTGTCCGGAAATTTGCGGAGGAGAAATATAAATACGGTTTCACCACAGAGGTGCATACGGACATCATTGAGCGTGGACTTAATGAAGATGTCATTCGTCTGATTTCATCGAAAAAGGACGAACCGGAGTGGTTGCTGGAGTTTCGACTGAAAGCGTATCGCCATTGGCTGACGCTGGAAATGCCTACCTGGGCACATCTCCGTATCCCTGAAATTGATTATCAGGCGATTTCTTATTATGCCGATCCGACAAAGAAGAAAGAAGGACCGAAGAGCATGGAGGAAGTCGATCCTGAACTGATAAAGACGTTTAATAAACTGGGAATTCCTTTGGAAGAGCAAATGGCTCTTAGTGGAATGGCAGTGGATGCCGTTATGGACTCTGTTTCCGTAAAGACTACCTTCAAGGAAACGCTGATGGAGAAAGGAATTATATTCTGCTCGTTCAGTGAAGCCGTGCGGGAGCATCCGGATCTGGTGAAGAAATATATGGGCTCGGTAGTAGGTTATCGGGACAATTTCTTTGCAGCGTTGAATTCCGCAGTGTTCTCTGACGGCTCTTTCGTGTATATTCCGAAAGGAGTACGTTGCCCGATGGAGCTTTCCACTTATTTCCGTATCAATGCCCGTAACACGGGACAGTTTGAGCGTACGCTGATTGTAGCGGATGATGATTCGTATGTTTCTTATCTGGAAGGATGTACGGCTCCGATGCGGGATGAAAATCAGCTGCATGCCGCTATCGTTGAGATCATTGTGCATGACCGTGCAGAGGTAAAATACAGTACCGTTCAGAACTGGTATCCGGGAGATGCAGAAGGCAAGGGCGGTGTATACAACTTTGTGACTAAACGCGGTAACTGTAAAGGAGTGGACAGTAAATTATCCTGGACACAAGTGGAAACCGGTTCGGCAATCACCTGGAAATATCCTTCCTGTATCCTGACGGGCGATAACTCGACCGCTGAATTCTATTCCGTAGCTGTAACGAACAACTATCAGCAGGCAGATACCGGAACGAAGATGATTCATCTGGGTAAGAACACTCGTAGTACGATTGTAAGTAAAGGCATTTCTGCCGGACATAGTGAGAACTCCTATCGTGGGTTGGTACGCGTGGCCGAGAAAGCGGATAATGCCCGTAATTATAGCCAGTGTGACTCTCTGTTGCTGGGAGATAAGTGTGGTGCACATACCTTCCCGTATATGGATATTCACAATGAGACGGCAGTGGTAGAACATGAAGCTACGACAAGCAAGATTAGTGAAGACCAGATATTTTATTGCAACCAGCGCGGTATTCCGACAGAAGATGCTATCGGACTTATTGTGAACGGATATGCAAAGGAAGTGTTGAATAAACTTCCGATGGAGTTTGCGGTAGAAGCACAGAAGCTGCTTACCATCTCATTGGAAGGAAGCGTGGGGTGA
- the sufC gene encoding Fe-S cluster assembly ATPase SufC, whose product MLEIKDLHASINGKEILKGINLTVNPGEVHAIMGPNGSGKSTLSSVLVGNPAFEVTKGSVTFYGKDLLELSPEDRSHEGIFLSFQYPVEIPGVSMVNFMRAAVNEQRKYKGLPALTASEFLKLMREKRAVVELDNKLANRSVNEGFSGGEKKRNEIFQMAMLEPRLSILDETDSGLDIDALRIVAEGVNKLKTPETSTIVITHYQRLLDYIKPDIVHVLYKGRIVKTAGPELALELEEKGYDWIKKEVGE is encoded by the coding sequence ATGTTAGAAATAAAAGACCTGCATGCCAGCATTAATGGCAAAGAGATATTGAAAGGTATTAACCTGACGGTGAATCCCGGTGAGGTGCACGCTATTATGGGACCGAATGGTTCCGGTAAAAGTACGCTTTCCTCCGTATTGGTGGGTAATCCGGCTTTTGAGGTAACAAAAGGTTCGGTCACTTTTTATGGAAAGGATCTGTTGGAGTTGAGCCCCGAAGATCGTAGCCATGAAGGAATCTTCCTTAGTTTCCAGTATCCGGTGGAAATCCCGGGTGTGAGCATGGTGAACTTTATGCGTGCTGCTGTGAATGAGCAACGTAAATATAAAGGTCTGCCTGCACTGACCGCCAGTGAGTTTCTGAAGCTGATGCGTGAGAAACGTGCGGTGGTGGAGTTGGATAATAAACTGGCTAACCGTTCGGTGAATGAAGGCTTTTCCGGTGGTGAGAAGAAACGGAACGAGATTTTCCAGATGGCTATGCTGGAACCGCGTTTGAGCATCCTCGACGAGACAGACTCCGGTTTGGATATTGATGCGCTCCGTATTGTTGCGGAAGGAGTGAACAAGCTGAAAACTCCTGAAACAAGTACAATCGTTATTACCCACTACCAACGTTTGCTCGATTATATCAAGCCTGATATTGTGCATGTCCTTTATAAAGGTCGTATCGTAAAAACTGCCGGACCGGAACTTGCTCTGGAACTGGAAGAAAAAGGATACGATTGGATCAAGAAAGAAGTAGGAGAATGA
- the sufD gene encoding Fe-S cluster assembly protein SufD, translated as MMVEQQYIELFSQTEAMICKHSAEVLNAPRASAFADFERLGFPTRKMEKYKYTDVSKYFEPDFGLNLNRLAIPVNPYEVFKCDVPNMSTSLYFVVNDTFYNRALPTGNLPEGVIFGSLKEVAEQHPELVKKYYGQLADTSKDGVTAFNTAFAQDGVVFYVPKNVVVEKTIQLVNILRADVNFMVNRRVLIILEDGAQARLLICDHAMDNVNFLATQVIEVFAGENAVFDMYELEETHTSTVRISNLYVKQEANSNVLLNGMTLHNGTTRNTTEVLLAGEGAEINLCGMAIADKNQHVDNHTSIDHAVPNCTSNELFKYVLDDQSVGAFAGLVLVRPDAQHTNSQQTNRNLCATRDARMYTQPQLEIYADDVKCSHGATVGQLDEGALFYMRSRGIAEKEARLLLMFAFVNEVIDTIRLEALKDRLHLLVEKRFRGELNRCQGCAICK; from the coding sequence ATGATGGTTGAACAACAATATATAGAACTTTTCTCACAGACGGAAGCGATGATCTGTAAGCATAGTGCCGAAGTGCTGAATGCACCTCGTGCGTCAGCATTTGCCGATTTTGAGCGACTCGGATTTCCGACCCGTAAGATGGAGAAGTACAAATATACGGATGTGAGCAAGTACTTTGAACCGGATTTCGGTTTGAACTTGAATCGTTTGGCTATTCCGGTCAATCCGTATGAAGTGTTTAAGTGTGATGTGCCGAATATGAGTACCTCCTTGTATTTTGTGGTAAATGACACATTTTATAATAGAGCGCTTCCCACAGGAAATCTGCCGGAAGGTGTGATTTTCGGTAGCCTGAAAGAAGTGGCCGAGCAACACCCGGAATTGGTGAAGAAATATTACGGTCAACTGGCAGATACCTCTAAAGATGGTGTGACTGCTTTCAATACCGCTTTTGCACAAGATGGCGTTGTCTTTTATGTGCCGAAGAATGTGGTGGTGGAAAAAACAATCCAGTTGGTAAATATCCTGCGTGCAGATGTTAACTTTATGGTGAACCGTCGCGTACTGATTATCCTGGAGGATGGCGCGCAAGCCCGTTTGCTGATTTGTGACCATGCAATGGATAATGTGAACTTCCTGGCGACACAAGTTATTGAAGTATTTGCTGGTGAGAATGCGGTATTCGATATGTATGAACTGGAAGAAACACATACAAGCACAGTTCGTATCAGTAACCTGTATGTAAAGCAAGAGGCCAACAGCAATGTATTGCTCAACGGAATGACTTTGCATAATGGTACTACCCGCAACACGACCGAAGTGTTGCTGGCAGGAGAAGGAGCCGAAATAAACCTTTGTGGTATGGCGATTGCCGATAAAAACCAGCACGTAGACAATCATACAAGTATTGACCATGCCGTACCGAACTGTACCAGCAATGAGCTGTTCAAGTATGTGCTCGACGACCAGTCGGTAGGTGCGTTTGCCGGATTGGTACTCGTGCGTCCCGATGCACAACATACGAATTCCCAACAGACTAACCGGAATCTTTGTGCTACGCGTGATGCAAGAATGTATACACAACCTCAATTGGAGATTTATGCGGATGATGTGAAATGTTCGCATGGAGCAACAGTAGGCCAGTTGGATGAAGGCGCATTATTCTACATGCGTTCGCGCGGTATTGCAGAGAAAGAAGCCCGTCTGCTGTTGATGTTCGCATTTGTCAACGAAGTGATCGATACCATTCGTTTGGAAGCGCTGAAAGATCGTTTGCATCTATTAGTAGAGAAACGTTTCCGTGGCGAGTTGAATAGATGTCAGGGTTGTGCCATTTGTAAGTAA